In Fragaria vesca subsp. vesca linkage group LG1, FraVesHawaii_1.0, whole genome shotgun sequence, the sequence TTCACAAGGTGAGTAACTTAAATATATACTATGACTTCTCAAAGGCTATACATCTTAAATATATTTCATTGTGAAATGCATTACAAATTTCTATATATCTACATGCAGTACTTCTCAATGATTCTAAAAAAACTATGAAGATACTGTAATTGTTAGTCGAGTAGGATCTGTCATAATCAGTACCTGTAAACAACCTCCATCATCTTTTGAAGAATTCAAAAAGACGCCTGATAGAACAGTCAGGATCTCGCGCGCGCTTGATTTGAGCACGCTCAAGTTATCTACTCTAACCTGAGGGGTGTAATTAGCCATAGCTCTCTGTTTGGCAGTACCTACTTCACTATCAGACAGATCATTCCCTTCTTCCGCAATTTTCTTATTTTGTTGAACAAGAGTTTGCAAGCTCAAGCATATTATTCCACGAATGTCAGGTTCATCACGAAGAGCGTTGCACAATGGTTGCTTCAGATCATTGAAACTCTCAGCAGTATCAGCAGGGAAGTTGCAAAATGAAGGTAACAGTGACCACAAAGAGTATACGAGTGCGTCTGTACTCCTTGACGAAATGATACGTCCTTGTGACTCAAGCTGCCAAATATAATAAATTAATGATAATTTCCAAATAAAATAATAACAAATTTCATCAGTGAATGATTAATACCTGTCGAGATTTATTCCTTATCACTTCAACCATACCCAAAATTGACTCCGTAAAAAAGCTCAATCGTGCACCAATTGTATACTGCTTTAGTATTGGAAAGAGCCAAACATTCACCTCACCAAGGTCTTCAGCCTCCAAATTAAGAGGCAGAAAGCCTATAAAAGTTTCAGGTCCCATCGCTACAAGAGCTGTTCCGAGGCATTCATACAGCTGTATATAAAATTATTATGTTAGGAAGTCCTTAATTTAAGAATAAACATACCAATTTGTACTAGTAATTTCAAAACGACAAAATACGATTCCTGAAATAGGACAATACCTCTTTTCTGAAAGGGAAATCTTCATCTGGCAGCTTTTCCATTTCTGCCAAGCTCTTCAGTGTCCCCCTCATGAAATAAGAAGAGTATACCCCTGTATGTCACAGCTGTTACGATTCTTATGCAAATTGAAAACTATTTGCCTGGACATTTAGAAGTAACCAAAACTATTAAGTTGGAGCAGGGGGAACAACATTGCATAAAGAAGAGAGTACCTAATTTATCAAACATTGCCGAAACAACTTGAAATGCAAGGTCCAAGACAGGAGTGTAGTGGTAGCCAAGCAAGCTCTCAATGTTAGCACACACTTTTTCAATTACAGTTGGCCCAGACCTCCGTTCATCCATATTTCCATTCGTCACAATCTGGTCGACACCCTGTTTGATCAAGCTTTCATCAATGCAAGCATGAATAAGACTCTTAAATGCATTCGCTGCTGCATGAATGGCCTCTTCATGCTCAGATCCCAATATATCTACAGAACGCATAGAAATACAATTTTCAGTATTCTTAAATTAACAGCAAAGCATAGGCAGCCGTATTTAATGATAAAGGTCATACTTTTGTAACCGGAGTTCGTTAACGGAAAACAATACCTCGTAGTGCACTGAATACAGTAGGGAGTTTAATCACGCACATTTGCCTGTTCAGTGTATAAACCTTTGTCATTCCAATATTGAGCAAACGAGCTGTAAATGTCATGTCATCCACAGACGTCTTATTGTTCGAGACAGAAAGAGATATTGAGCATACTAGATCCAGCAATATCTGAGGAGAAACATCTGGACAATCTTCAAGACAAAGCCTATACAAACCATCCGTTATGCGCCTTGTAACAACAGGGTTTTGCAGTCCCAAGAGAGGTTTAAAGAGCTCTAAGATCTCGTTTTTATTCTTGGTCGACATAAGAGCGAGACACTCCTTAAAAGCATCCAAAAGATATAGAACCTCACGGCTTCCCGTAGGCCCTTCACTAGCAGCTGGTTTTGTCCCACCAGCAAGCAGAATAAACCTTTTGAAGGAATCAGTAATCCCTTGACTTGCCGGGGAGTGCAGCGAAGTCCCTTGAAAACTTTGCAGCACATCGTGTAACCGCAAATGTGATTGCCTTTTCACCTGTTTCAGATTACACCTCCAGTCAATTACCAACTCTACTCTTCAACTCATTACTTGCAAACCTAAGAATTTCGCAATCAAGTGTCTACAATATCGCATTCATCAACTAACATATACAATCATAATCTACATATACTGTGCTATAGCAGCTTAACTAAACAATGCAGTTGATTTCGACAATCCAAATTGTACTGAAAAGGAAAAATAATGTGATCAGGTATTCACCTTGGTGCAGGAATCGGTAGCGAAGCTCAGTAAGAAGCCATAGAGCTGAGAAATGTCTGACCAGTTGTTGTGGTTGACTCGGCTGCCGACGATGAGCAAATGCGCTATACATTTCAACCCGGAGACGACTCCGGCGACGGTCAAAGAGCTGCAATGAAGAGCGCGAACCAGTATTCCATTAACGAGATCGCTCTTCTTCACGAGAATCGCCGGCGAGACTCTCCGGACGGCCATGGAGAGAATCGTGAGGAGAGCGTCGATCATGTGACCGGAGGGCTCCGGCTCCGATAGGATTCGATCGAGAGACGAGCACGCGGCGCCGAAGTAGGCGACCGGTGAAGAAGGGAGGCTCTGGTCCTTGAAGCCCTGGGCCATGCCGCCGATGACGGCGCAGAGGTGCTGGTGGTCCTCGCGCGTGGAGTTGCCGAAGCGCGTGAGGATTGAGGTGCAGATGTCGGCGTCGGAGTCGTCGAAGGCGGCGGTGCTGGTGGGGGTTAGCGGCGGCTCTTCCATTTCAATGGCTTCCATGTTTTGGCGGAAAACTGGGAGTGGCAGAAAAACCCTAGCTGCAACCAATTTTAACAGCAAAGGGTTTTTCGCCAAAAAGACTGAAAGAGTGGAGCCAGGTAAGGTTTTGTAGACGGGTCGAGATATTAGGATTATGGGCCGACCCGAGTCCGTGACCGCGAACAACCATTCTTTATTTCTTGGCCGGACCCAAACACCATCGGTTTTGTTAGGGCCACTTCAATTTTTGATTGACATAGAAAAAAGGAAGTGGAATCCACTCCTCAAATTGTAATCTACACTCAAACTTTTCATTTATTAAGAAGAATAGAGATGATACGAATGCTTGGGAGAATCAAAGGTGAAACCAGGATCCTAAGGGGGGTCCGATTATTTTTTTTGTTCAACAATTAACTTGTTTTGGCTCTAAGGAGAGAATATGCACAAGTTGTAGTATATGAAACATCATTTGATAATATAAGGAAATAAGGAATACAAAAAGAAGGAAATGAACATTTCAATTTTGACATAATTAACACGAAATAACACCAAGAAAATTATTGATAATTTCTTGTTAAATTTTGAAACATATTGGTTTATGGTTAAGTTAGGAGGAGGTTGGGGGGGGGGGTAGTGTTAATGAATTTGAGCTAGAAATCAGCCACCATTGTTAATGAATTTGAGCTACGTACAAATTAGCCATCATTAAGGTAAATAATGAAGCTTAATAAGATAGTTTAGGAATTCAAGAGGGTCTGGACCCTCTCTAGCCTAAATGTACCTCTGCCCCTGGGGAGAATGATAGAATTTTGTTCAAGAATATACAAAACTCAAGTTTCGATAAATGCTCGTTTAACTAGAGCCGAAGAAATTGCAAAAATGATCAGGTAAGCAAAAACGTAAAGGATGGGAGAATTTAAGAGCATATACATTTGCAATATGTAATTTTTGTACTTTCTACTAAAATCGATGCGATCCAAGTTTTAGTTCAAGTTACTTCGCTGCGGCATTTGATTTTTGCGGAAATTTTTTGTCCTAGATTTGGAAACCATTGCATAAGTTTTTGGCATCTTAAAGTTCATAATGTGACACTAATCAGCTTTCGCTTTGAGCTGGTGGTTTAGTTTTCCACCGTTAAATCTTTATATATAGTCACCGGAAAACACTAGTACTTGCAATAGGGGACGTGATGCATATGGAAAACATATCATTTTATGATTAGATCCAGTGATAGTATTATACAACTTGGATAAGACGACAGTATAATACAACTTGAAGAAACACTAACAGTAAATAGTAAGAACTACAATTACTAAAACAAGCACAGTACAAACACCAACGGCTAGGTCTCAAGTAAATCAGGCCACCACCGTCCGTCCATCATCAAGGCTTAGATCTGGGCCGTCCACGGCTCTCGTCTAGCCGGTTGATCATATAGAGCGCGTTACTAGTAACCCTAGCAGCATTAGTGATCTTCCTCTTGACGTCCGCCTTCACCTCGCCGTCGACCTCCTGAAACCCGTCGAGACACGTGTCGTCGTTCGTGAGGGCGGCGCTGACCCACGTCTGGGCGTTGCTCATCTGCCACCGGAACGTCTCCTCATGGAGGTGGTGGAGCTCCTCCAGAGTACGCTTGAGCTCGTCGACGGAGTCCGAGACTTGCTCCACGCAGTCGCCGAGGGCCACGCGCTGACGTTTTGGTTTGGAGGAGGAGGTGTGGGAGAGCTGGGAGAGGAAGGCGGAGACTTTACGGGCGCGTGAGAGGGAGACGGCGACGGCGGCTTGGGCGAGGTCGCGAGGGGTTTGGGCAGGGGAGGTGGAGAGGGTGTGGAGGCAGAGGTTGGGGTAGCTGGCGTGTTGGCATGAAGTACGGACGAGGTGGGAGGTGGTGGAGGTTGGTTTACGTGCGGCGGAGGAGTGTGAGAGGAGGAGGAGGAGGAGGAAGGGGAGGAGGGGGAGGAGGAGAGTGAAACGCATCGTTTTGGGGTGGTGGAGATCTGAGTAAGTGAGGAGGAGTAGAGTGAGTGAGATATTTATGGGGATTAAGTAAAATAAATGAGGGTGGTGCGCCAGAAGAGATGGTGGGTGGTTTTATATAGGGGAGTGTGGCAGTGTGCTGTGGGGAGGAGGCAAACGACTGGATGCCGAGGTGTAATAGTATGTAGATCTGTGGAGATGTTGATATTTTTTTTTTTTGTCATAGTGGAGATGTTGATTGGTGGGTACAAGATACCAGCAAATACTATGCATTCAAACCGGTTTGCATTCGTCCAAACAAAAAAACAAAAAAACCGGTTTGGATTAGTGAATGAAATCACCGGTGGGCAATGTTCAAGCTGCATAGTATGAAAATTATGTCTCATTGTCTAGAGTTTGAGTGTCAATTCCCGTCCATCAGTTTGTAGTTAGCAAATATATATATGGCGTTTAAATCTCAACTTTCATCAGTTTGTAACCAACATGTTCGAGGCATTGAGGGGCCTTTCGATTTGCAGGAGACTAGTCTAGTTTGTTGGCATATCCTCGTGGACATTGGTCCGAATAATGATTATAGTGTGTGTCACTGACTTATTGACGTAACCGCGGTGACTTGTTATAATTAATAAAATGAGCAGTTGATTATGAGATTGTTAACTTTGATCATAACATTTTATTTTGCTTGATGCAATGGTATGAGTGAATGATTGTATTTTTCTAATCATTTTTCGTAAAAATAAATGATATTCGAAGATTAATTTAACGCTTGAACGATTAAATCAGGATTTAGATTGCTTCACATATACAAATAACAGAGTTTGGAAAACACATTTTGTAATTTAGTTTTAGATGATGACTAGTTGATGACTTTTCGGTTTATGGTTTAAAAGACCTATTTTTCGATCACATCTTGATATCTCATCTGTTCAGTTTTTAAGTCTTTATAAGTAGATCAGTCATACAAATTTTCAGCCAAACCGGTGATCGTTAAGGTAACAAACTAGATCAAATTAATGAACGAACCAAATATGTCAAACATGAACCGTTCAAGTTCATAATTGGTAAATCACACTTATGAGTATCTTAACGATTTTCAATATGGCTGAAAATTTGCAAAAAAGATATACTCATAAATATCTATAAACTGAACGGTCAAGATGTAGATATAAGATCGAAAAGTGGGATAAGCCGAAAAATTCTCAACTTAAGAGTCATCATTAGAATGACTCTCATAATTAGTTTCCTTTTTGAAACCTCCTCCTTCCCAATATATCGAAACAAAAACCAATTACTGCATTTTGTACATATATGTTGATGTCGATTGATAGTGGGGGAACATGTGGAATCAGAAACCAATTTTACATTTTACAAGAAATGATAATTTTTTGACCAAAAAAGAAGAAGAAATGATAACTTGAAAGTGGATACAACTCATTCTTTGGCACCCTAAGAGCAAGTTCACCCGTTGGGTTAGATTAAACACAGTGACAACACAGTGACCTGGGCAGCAATTTCCACCCGTCAGAATATGAGATTGCTGCCACGTGGTAGTGACTGTTTTTTTTATTTTAAATTCATCAAACAAGTGTGAGTAATCGTTTTAGATTTGTTTTAGATATAAATAAATAATATTAAAGAGAATTTTAATAAATAGATAAAATTCATTCAAGCACTCAAAAGAAGAAAAAAACAAAAAGAACAAAATGGAAATGCTCTAATGCATAATAAAACAATGCATTTTTCGATGTGGGATGTAAAAAAGGTCATAGATATTTATGAATAATACCCAGACCATTTTCATAAAATTTCAGTAATTTTTGTTAATTTTTCCTAATATTTTCAGTATTTTCTTATTATCTTTTCAAACCCGACGACTATTTCTTCTGAGCCGTCGGATTGCAAAATGAAAGGAAAGCAATGGCCGAGATTTGAAGAATGTTGCGTTTGAAAACCAGTGGTCCACCCATTTGGAGGCAACGTGTGGAGGTAGGGTTGAAGCTGTCGCCAGTACACGACAGAAGATTGAAGTTCACGCGTTTTGTCCGCACGCCAATTGGTCCGTGTACAAAACTTGAGGGAGAGGCGCGTCATGCATCTTCAGACAATGGGGCTGACGTAGGCCACGATGTGGTCCTGGGCTGATGTGGCAAAACTCGCCTAGGTTGATGAAGTTCTCTCACCTGGGTTGAATTACTCTCCAGCAAAGTAACCTGGGTTGAAATATGAGTAAACTCATTTCATGGGTGGATTCAAGTTTTTTTTGGCTGGGTTAGATTGCCTACGTGGCATCTAACCTGGGTTGAATTTTAAATGATGAGTAGACTTGCTCTAAACATGCAAATAGAACAACCGGGCAGTTAGTGTTTTCATATAGTTCTTCCTTGGTTCTTCGTATTAGTGTGACTCATGAATGTGCTTTGCGACTAGGATTGCGAATCTACGATATTATTCATGTTAGATGGTTTGGAACTTCGCCTAAGAGGTTGAAGCTAGCCTTCATCGACTATTGTAGTGTTAGAGCTGTAGCAACACTCAGAGTCTAATATCATCATTTCAAGATGCTATGCATGTTTAGAACTTAGAAGTGTCAGATTCCTTCACCCAAAAAAAAAACTTAGAAGTGCTAGATACATAATAGAATTAAATTCAGTTTACCCCCCTAATCTTTGGTCTCAAAATCAGTTCAGTCCTGCAACTTTTTTTAAAATCAGTTCGCCCCTTCAACTTTCGTAAACACATCAGTTTAGTCCAATTTTTGAATTCCTCTTAAAATATGACGTCACCAAACTGATAAGGCGACCCGTTTTCACCAAACTAAATGGTAAAATATTTTACGAAATGGGTCCTCTTGTTAGTTTGGTGACGTCATATTTTACGAGGAATTCAAAAATTGGATAAAACTGATGTGTTTATGAAAATTGAAGGGGCGAACTGATTTAAAAAAAAGCTATAAGACTGAACTGATTTTGCCACCAAAGATTAGGGGGGTAAACTGAAATTTTTTCTTCATAATATCACAATCATCTGAGGAAATCAGATAGCTTGATCTCCATGTGGTCTTAAGAGACCAGTTATATTTTTGCATTTATGCGCCCCCATATATGGATATCTTAGCAAAGGGTTATATGTTTCTGATTAAAGATCTGAAATTATGGCAAATTGTTGAAGACAATATCAAGGACCCAAAATAAATGCTCCACAAGTTCTAGCAACATCTCAAGCCGCAATATGTCCCCCTCGCAATCCATCTCTAACCAGAAATCAAACACCCATTGATTATCCGATAACGAATTTCTCACAAAACAATGTCGACTGCCGGACCATTTACTTCTCTTGATCTCATGCTTGAACCGATAAATACGGCTTATGTTAAACAACGACAGACGTAGCTAAATAATCGCCATTAAGCTCGGGGTAATTCACTTTAGGCACTGAAGCTTAGGTTAGCTTGGTAGTTGGGGGCCTGAGAATTAATGCGCTGCACCAACTGAACTGATATAGGTAGAGGAGAAGAACTCAAAAGGCATGTCTCTGCATGGCTGGAATATGGAGTGAGAGTTTGATTGGCAAACATTGGGGTCCTCTACAACGATAAGAGAAGCATTTTCATCGAGCCCACATCAAGCTCTGAAACAATGCATGTGAAGATGTGAAATCACACTCTGGAATGGTCTACAATCTATGCATGTATTACCCCACTGTGGTACTAAGTTCAACATATGTGTTCGCAGACTATGGGAATTCCGGAGGGTTTGGGACTAGCTTGTTAAATGGAATCCAACTGTGAAATTAATTGGCGAAAAGATTTGAAAGCATTAGGCTCCAACATTACAGGCGGAATTTGAAATCGGTGTTGGATAAATTGTCACAAAAATATTGAACTAATAG encodes:
- the LOC101294113 gene encoding RRP12-like protein-like, producing the protein MEAIEMEEPPLTPTSTAAFDDSDADICTSILTRFGNSTREDHQHLCAVIGGMAQGFKDQSLPSSPVAYFGAACSSLDRILSEPEPSGHMIDALLTILSMAVRRVSPAILVKKSDLVNGILVRALHCSSLTVAGVVSGLKCIAHLLIVGSRVNHNNWSDISQLYGFLLSFATDSCTKVKRQSHLRLHDVLQSFQGTSLHSPASQGITDSFKRFILLAGGTKPAASEGPTGSREVLYLLDAFKECLALMSTKNKNEILELFKPLLGLQNPVVTRRITDGLYRLCLEDCPDVSPQILLDLVCSISLSVSNNKTSVDDMTFTARLLNIGMTKVYTLNRQMCVIKLPTVFSALRDILGSEHEEAIHAAANAFKSLIHACIDESLIKQGVDQIVTNGNMDERRSGPTVIEKVCANIESLLGYHYTPVLDLAFQVVSAMFDKLGVYSSYFMRGTLKSLAEMEKLPDEDFPFRKELYECLGTALVAMGPETFIGFLPLNLEAEDLGEVNVWLFPILKQYTIGARLSFFTESILGMVEVIRNKSRQLESQGRIISSRSTDALVYSLWSLLPSFCNFPADTAESFNDLKQPLCNALRDEPDIRGIICLSLQTLVQQNKKIAEEGNDLSDSEVGTAKQRAMANYTPQVRVDNLSVLKSSAREILTVLSGVFLNSSKDDGGCLQSTIGEFASISDKAIVSRLFLSNMHKLLRVTKEARAAGSSSDSTSRQRALLFDLAVSFLPGLNAEEVDVLFNAIKPALQDDEGLIQKKAYKVLSIILGDFDGFISSKLEDLLRLMVELLPSCHFSARRHRLDCLYVLIVHVSKSEREQRWHDIISSFLTEIILGLKEANKKTRNKAYDILVQIGHACGDEEKGGKKENLYQFFNMVAGGLAGETPVIISAAMRGLARLAYEFSDLVSSATNLLPSTFLLLQRKNREIIKANLGLLKVLVAKSQAEGLQLHLKSMVEALLKWQDDTKTHFKAKIKLLLEMLVKKCGLDAVKAVMPQEHMKLLTNIRKIKERKDKKQQTSRSEEAKSHASKATTARLSRWNHSKVFSDFGDEETDDSNSDYMDTQTVTGRRGKASHLKSKASSSRAKSRTNKNLPDHLLDQLEDEPLDLLDRRRTRSALRSSENLKRKMESDEGPEIDPDGRLIIHEESNSYNEKSSHPDSDARSEAGSHLSVNTKKIQKRRKTSESGWAATGNEYASKKAGGDLKKKDKLEPYAYWPLDRKMMSRRPEHRAAARKGISSVVRMTKKLEGKSASSILTSKGLKFKRVQKKGSKRKGK
- the LOC101304702 gene encoding 21 kDa protein-like; protein product: MRFTLLLPLLPFLLLLLLSHSSAARKPTSTTSHLVRTSCQHASYPNLCLHTLSTSPAQTPRDLAQAAVAVSLSRARKVSAFLSQLSHTSSSKPKRQRVALGDCVEQVSDSVDELKRTLEELHHLHEETFRWQMSNAQTWVSAALTNDDTCLDGFQEVDGEVKADVKRKITNAARVTSNALYMINRLDESRGRPRSKP